ACCTCCTCGAGGTGGTCGCGGCGGAGCGGGTCGACGTCGTCGTGGTCTCCGGCGACGTCTACGACCGCGCCCTCCCCCACGTCGACGCGGTCGCGCTCGCCGACGAGGCGTTCGCCCGGCTCGCGGCCTCCCGCGCCCGCGTCGTGGTGAGCAGCGGCAACCACGACAGCGCCCGCCGCCTCGGCTTCGGCTCGCGGCTGATGGACGCCGCCGGCGTGTTCGTCCGCACCGACGCCTCCTCGGTCGGCACGCCGGTCGTGCTCGCCGACGAGCACGGCGACGTGGCGTTCCACGCGATCCCCTACCTCGACCCGTCCGCGCTGCTCGAGCCCTGGGCGCTCGGGCGCCGCAGCCACGATACCGCACTCACCGAGGCGATGAGGCGGGTGCGCGCCGACCTCGACGCCCGCCCCGCCACGACGCGCAGCGTGGTGCTCGCCCACGCCTTCGTCGCCGGCGCCACGCCGTCGGAGTCCGAGCGCGACATCAGCGTCGGGGGCGTCTCCCGGGTCGCCACCAGCGTCTTCGACGGCATCGACTACACCGCGCTCGGACACCTCCACGGCCCCCACGTCCTGGCCGACGGCCTCCGCTACTCCGGCTCGCCGC
The sequence above is drawn from the Nocardioides sp. zg-1228 genome and encodes:
- a CDS encoding exonuclease SbcCD subunit D, translating into MRILHTSDWHLGRSFHREGLLGHQGAFVDHLLEVVAAERVDVVVVSGDVYDRALPHVDAVALADEAFARLAASRARVVVSSGNHDSARRLGFGSRLMDAAGVFVRTDASSVGTPVVLADEHGDVAFHAIPYLDPSALLEPWALGRRSHDTALTEAMRRVRADLDARPATTRSVVLAHAFVAGATPSESERDISVGGVSRVATSVFDGIDYTALGHLHGPHVLADGLRYSGSPLAYSFSEADQAKGSWLVELGASGLRSATWIDAPVPRRLARITGTLTDLLADPTLAVHEDAWVQAVLTDDRRPARAMEQLRRRFPHTLVLQFPTPAAQVGAPARPADGTSDHAIALDFVQHVRGSRATDAESALLREAIEACCHDPDQDVLVGAAAGPTPAPGGAG